TCCGTCTTTGAAAAGGAAGCTCTCGCGGAGAACCCTGGAGTCGTGCGCGCTGCCGGGGAAGCCGACGAAGACGTCAATGAAGACCATGTCAGCATTGCAGACCCCCTGGAGTATGATCGAATGaaacttttttctattataaTAGCTTTCCTCCGACTCCGAGGGTCGAGCAATGCGGACATGGCATCCGTCGATGGCCCCGCGGTGACGTCCGGCAGCACTCGACCGCGACGGCCGATCTGGCAGAAAGCTGCCTTGCTGCGCTGTCGCTCGTCGGGGTCCGGCCAGCATATCTCCCTCTTGCTTATCGAAAACAAGAAATCCAAGATGCGGCTTATTGCCGCGTGTACCGTCGACTCACTGACATCAAATTTGTCGGCGATCTGGTACATCGTTGTTTGAGTTCCGATGTAGGTCAGGGCGATTAGCATTGTCATGTGAGCAGACACCTGGCGCCGTCCTCGACATCCTTCCGGGTAGAAG
This portion of the Amblyomma americanum isolate KBUSLIRL-KWMA chromosome 10, ASM5285725v1, whole genome shotgun sequence genome encodes:
- the LOC144106975 gene encoding uncharacterized protein LOC144106975 is translated as MSSEEVAALAALTDSVDRSETVDCSEDDDGDECVVLVLAAHVERQDRHRVPLYVERVVPTYLEFEFRKLFRISRSLCADITGEFEASAFYPEGCRGRRQVSAHMTMLIALTYIGTQTTMYQIADKFDVSESTVHAAISRILDFLFSISKREICWPDPDERQRSKAAFCQIGRRGRVLPDVTAGPSTDAMSALLDPRSRRKAIIIEKSFIRSYSRGSAMLTWSSLTSSSASPAARTTPGFSARASFSKTESLNAKEDTFWATLLIRGCCRRTASPRPTGSLG